One region of Edaphobacter bradus genomic DNA includes:
- the nadD gene encoding nicotinate-nucleotide adenylyltransferase, whose translation MVNAAGRQRVALFGGTFDPPHHGHLSIAQAAADAFALKKVLFTPVGHQPLKPGESAAPFADRLAMVRLACAEDSRFEASAIDAPHPNGSPNYTVETLNALRREMPEAELFSVAGADSFLTLRQWREPDRLLELAEWIVVSRPGSPLRELAGLDLSAEQRKRVHLVETVHEEVSATELRHRLEAGEDCTGLIPEAVARYIAKNHLYR comes from the coding sequence GTGGTAAACGCAGCGGGTCGCCAGCGGGTCGCCCTCTTCGGGGGGACGTTCGACCCGCCCCATCACGGCCACCTGAGCATCGCACAGGCCGCGGCGGACGCCTTCGCGCTGAAGAAGGTCCTGTTCACACCCGTGGGCCACCAGCCACTGAAACCCGGTGAGAGCGCGGCTCCGTTTGCCGACAGACTGGCCATGGTTCGGCTGGCGTGTGCAGAGGATTCGCGGTTCGAGGCCTCGGCGATCGACGCACCGCATCCCAACGGCTCCCCCAACTACACCGTTGAGACGCTGAACGCGCTGAGGCGCGAAATGCCGGAGGCGGAGCTGTTCTCCGTGGCTGGCGCGGACAGCTTTCTGACGCTGCGGCAGTGGCGCGAGCCGGACCGATTGCTGGAACTCGCCGAGTGGATCGTGGTGAGCCGTCCGGGGTCGCCGCTGCGGGAGCTGGCCGGGCTGGACTTGTCGGCGGAGCAACGGAAGCGGGTGCATCTGGTGGAGACGGTGCACGAGGAGGTCTCGGCGACCGAGCTGAGACACCGGCTCGAGGCGGGAGAGGACTGCACCGGTCTAATCCCGGAGGCAGTGGCGCGCTACATCGCGAAGAACCATTTATATAGATAG
- the obgE gene encoding GTPase ObgE yields MFIDEARIRVKAGDGGNGCMAFRREKFVPRGGPSGGDGGHGGDVRMSATLSHNTLVHFRFNPEHKAARGGHGLGSNCSGNAGEHTMLEVPVGTLLYDNDTGELIHDFTHPGETIVIAKGGRGGRGNQHFATSTHQAPREHELGRAGEERHYRLELRLLADAGLVGYPNVGKSTLISRLSAARPKIANYAFTTLEPNLGVVKVGEWPHEQSFTVADLPGLIEGAHLGAGLGIQFLKHIERTSVIVHLVDVSDASAAAGGNDRPDPVEDFKVITEELKSFDPELVKKPTIVVAAKIDVANPEKLKKLTAMAKRKKLPFYAISAVTGEGIDKLKYAIAEVVAEHRPVKLEQAEAEPAKLKPHYPPPPPSAARRR; encoded by the coding sequence ATGTTCATTGATGAGGCACGAATTCGGGTGAAGGCCGGCGACGGCGGCAACGGTTGCATGGCCTTCCGGAGGGAGAAGTTCGTGCCCCGAGGCGGTCCTTCGGGCGGCGATGGCGGCCATGGCGGCGATGTCCGCATGAGCGCGACGCTGAGCCACAACACCCTGGTCCACTTCAGGTTCAACCCCGAGCACAAGGCGGCACGCGGCGGACATGGGCTGGGGTCGAACTGCTCGGGCAACGCCGGCGAGCATACGATGCTGGAGGTTCCTGTAGGAACCCTTCTCTACGACAATGACACCGGCGAGCTGATTCACGACTTCACCCACCCCGGCGAGACGATCGTGATCGCCAAGGGTGGGCGCGGCGGGCGCGGAAACCAGCACTTTGCTACCAGCACTCATCAGGCTCCGCGCGAGCATGAGCTGGGGCGGGCGGGTGAGGAGCGACACTACCGTCTGGAGCTTCGGCTGCTGGCCGACGCCGGGCTGGTAGGTTATCCCAACGTCGGGAAGTCGACGCTGATCTCACGGCTCTCGGCGGCGAGGCCGAAGATCGCCAACTACGCCTTTACAACGCTGGAGCCGAATCTCGGCGTCGTAAAGGTGGGCGAATGGCCACACGAGCAGTCGTTCACGGTGGCCGACCTGCCGGGGCTCATCGAAGGCGCACATCTGGGTGCGGGACTGGGGATCCAGTTCCTGAAGCACATTGAACGCACGAGCGTCATCGTGCACCTCGTGGACGTGTCGGACGCGAGCGCCGCGGCAGGAGGAAACGACAGGCCGGACCCGGTGGAAGACTTCAAGGTCATCACCGAAGAGCTGAAGAGCTTCGACCCGGAGTTGGTGAAGAAGCCGACGATTGTCGTGGCCGCGAAGATTGACGTCGCCAACCCGGAGAAGCTGAAGAAGCTGACGGCGATGGCGAAGCGGAAGAAGCTGCCGTTCTACGCGATTTCGGCGGTGACCGGCGAGGGCATCGACAAGCTGAAGTATGCCATCGCCGAGGTGGTGGCCGAGCACAGGCCGGTAAAGCTGGAGCAGGCCGAGGCCGAGCCGGCGAAGCTGAAGCCGCACTATCCGCCTCCGCCGCCAAGCGCGGCGCGACGGCGCTGA